A single region of the Prevotella sp. HUN102 genome encodes:
- a CDS encoding very short patch repair endonuclease, translated as MTDTHTPQQRHANMAAIHSKDTKPEMVVRKWLWSRGYRYRLNHPRLPGKPDIVMRKYRTCIFVNGCFWHGHEGCSYYRIPKTNVSFWTNKIKRNKERDREVCQNLASMGWHSITIWECELKPSCRESTLESLAFTLNRIFLQDNSIKRYEAFEEDSVMAAEDIRKPDY; from the coding sequence ATGACCGACACGCATACGCCACAGCAACGCCACGCAAATATGGCTGCCATCCACAGTAAGGACACGAAGCCCGAAATGGTGGTGCGCAAATGGTTGTGGAGTCGTGGCTACCGTTATCGGCTGAATCATCCCCGATTGCCGGGCAAGCCCGACATTGTGATGAGGAAATACAGAACCTGCATCTTCGTGAACGGATGTTTCTGGCACGGACACGAGGGTTGCAGCTATTACAGGATTCCGAAGACAAACGTAAGTTTCTGGACCAACAAGATAAAGCGAAACAAGGAGCGCGACCGTGAAGTGTGTCAAAACCTCGCCTCGATGGGTTGGCACTCAATCACGATTTGGGAATGCGAACTGAAGCCGTCGTGCAGGGAAAGCACCCTTGAGTCGCTGGCATTTACGCTCAACAGAATTTTTCTGCAAGACAATAGCATAAAGCGATACGAGGCTTTTGAAGAAGATTCTGTGATGGCTGCCGAAGACATTCGCAAGCCGGATTATTGA
- a CDS encoding acyltransferase family protein, with protein sequence MQRDRTLDIVKAIGIFLVVLGHAACPSTYVNHFIYSCHMPLFFMASGYFFNPKYIHSKREFTIKKVKDIYVPFLKWSLLFLLLHNLFLHLGVLSTQFGNSGGGVSKYYSWHTMYVYAKNILLKMSGYEPFLLGGYWFMRALFVSSIVFCLGTWLMNLITRDSKRAIVAVTLLAFAGGYAVMQHKIPGFPQGGYRDVMAIMFIGLGYQLRNNLNTLLKKNLFLYISLLILIPVCIWGTSMAINPKLRDWLMIPFSGIAGFILIYRLSAFINKHDNRFTEFLSFTGQNTLYVLTFHFLMFKPASLLKTYIYDLPLGMVGCHGVIWMQNDYFWIVYTVSSLLLSLAMARICRIKLVPIIRKYWPQH encoded by the coding sequence ATGCAAAGGGACAGAACATTGGATATTGTGAAGGCAATCGGAATATTCCTCGTGGTCTTAGGCCACGCTGCTTGCCCCAGTACATACGTAAATCATTTTATATATTCGTGCCACATGCCACTGTTCTTTATGGCAAGCGGCTATTTTTTCAACCCCAAATATATCCACAGCAAGCGGGAGTTTACCATTAAGAAAGTGAAAGACATCTATGTTCCATTTCTGAAATGGAGTCTGCTTTTTCTGCTCCTTCACAATCTTTTTCTGCATCTCGGCGTGTTGAGCACGCAGTTCGGCAATTCCGGTGGTGGCGTTTCCAAGTATTATTCTTGGCACACTATGTACGTTTACGCCAAGAATATTCTGCTGAAGATGTCCGGCTACGAGCCTTTTCTGCTCGGCGGCTACTGGTTTATGCGTGCGCTGTTCGTCAGTTCCATCGTGTTCTGTCTCGGAACGTGGCTGATGAATCTGATAACGAGGGATTCAAAACGAGCAATCGTCGCCGTTACGCTTCTTGCCTTTGCGGGAGGATACGCAGTTATGCAGCATAAGATTCCGGGATTTCCGCAAGGAGGCTACCGGGACGTAATGGCAATAATGTTTATCGGACTGGGCTATCAGCTGCGAAACAATCTGAACACTCTGTTGAAGAAGAACCTTTTCCTTTACATCAGTCTGCTGATTCTCATTCCCGTCTGCATCTGGGGCACGAGTATGGCGATAAATCCGAAGCTGAGAGACTGGCTGATGATTCCTTTCTCGGGTATCGCCGGGTTTATTCTGATATACAGGCTGAGCGCATTCATCAACAAACACGACAACCGTTTCACGGAGTTTCTGTCCTTCACGGGGCAAAACACGCTCTATGTGCTTACCTTCCACTTCCTGATGTTCAAACCGGCATCACTCTTGAAAACCTATATCTATGACCTTCCCCTTGGAATGGTGGGATGCCACGGCGTTATCTGGATGCAGAACGATTATTTCTGGATCGTCTACACCGTTTCGTCGCTGCTGCTCTCGCTCGCAATGGCAAGGATTTGCCGCATAAAGCTCGTGCCGATTATCAGGAAGTACTGGCCTCAACACTAA
- a CDS encoding TonB-dependent receptor: MGVALAQTECSGTVVSSDDGQPIIGASVIVVGTTDGAITDIDGKFSISVPKDGRITISYVGMVAKTLKATKNMVVKLDPENSALDEVMVVAYGTAKKSTFTGSATNVDSKKLEKVQAADASKALEGMVAGLSVTSPSGRAGQGTTLRIRGIGSLNASSAPLIILDGAPYNGEINAINTKDIESINVLKDAASAALYGARGANGVVLITTKSGEKGRVQVAFDARIGTNRRGVPEYDIITDPGLYYKLTWESLKHAVTYSENPAANPGQWASENLIGKLGYNIYNTPDNQVVDPNGNLTNAPIRYEDAANFNDWLGTLYEPKTREEYNISITKGTDKSKVYFSLGYLNDRGFNMNTGFERITTRLSYDSEITDWMRISASSQLAKTNARNASDEGRNFSNTFMWSRMIAPIYPIYKHDNNGMIVRDDKGEMVYDDSQSRMYAGGMNLIKQNLLNVQKNVNYYLTQNARIDVKLPFDLKFSTTATFNGNWWRYTDMKNPLVGDGQAYGGILFKESNQSWSLNWNQILTWDKTFNDWTLHAMLGHENYQEKTNFFSGEKKSLLDPTLAEFISAATISSLNSFGREYKVEGFFGQLTADYLDKYYASASLRRDGSSIFHPDHRWGTFWSLGASWRINQEAFLKDVQAIQNLKLRVSYGVQGNDYLYLPGTTLRAYTPYTNLYSISSTGTESVYGPTYKGTKNITWEKNNNLDVGLEFSLWRGALAGEFDFFTRRTSDMLFNLPISSTTGFDTEPVNFGNMVNTGFEFNLSSNVYNNKNINVNVGVNGITYKNKITKLPEQFKEDGIASGYRIMKEGGGIYDYYMVKSAGVNPENGDQMYYVWSEKENDFVKVAGDGYDSNLKSRQFVGSALPKLSGGFYVNAAAYGFDFSMQFAYRIGGKVYDQNYQELMSSGTPGTNWHKDILNRWLPENTVTDVPRLQSSVQFLTQASDRFLIDGSYLSLNNLTLGYTLPRTLLSKIGIQNLRVYFAADNLGLWTKRKGLDPRVSLNGTQDVSVNSAVRTLSFGLSLNL; the protein is encoded by the coding sequence TTGGGAGTTGCGCTTGCACAGACAGAGTGTAGTGGTACTGTCGTATCATCAGACGACGGGCAGCCTATCATTGGAGCATCCGTAATCGTAGTGGGAACTACGGACGGTGCAATAACCGACATTGATGGAAAGTTCTCTATCAGTGTTCCAAAGGACGGACGCATTACTATTTCCTACGTCGGAATGGTTGCAAAAACCTTGAAAGCTACCAAGAATATGGTGGTTAAACTGGATCCGGAAAACAGTGCTCTGGACGAAGTGATGGTCGTTGCTTACGGTACGGCAAAGAAATCCACGTTTACCGGTTCGGCAACCAACGTTGATTCAAAGAAACTTGAGAAGGTTCAGGCTGCCGATGCCTCAAAGGCTTTGGAGGGTATGGTGGCAGGTTTGTCGGTAACGAGTCCGTCAGGCCGTGCAGGTCAGGGAACAACGTTGCGTATCCGTGGTATCGGTTCTCTGAACGCTTCCAGCGCACCTCTCATCATTCTGGACGGTGCTCCCTATAATGGCGAAATCAATGCCATCAATACGAAGGACATTGAGAGTATCAACGTGCTCAAGGATGCTGCTTCCGCCGCTCTGTATGGTGCTCGTGGTGCCAACGGTGTTGTATTGATTACGACAAAGAGCGGCGAAAAGGGAAGAGTACAGGTTGCTTTCGACGCCCGCATAGGTACAAACAGGCGCGGTGTGCCCGAATACGACATCATTACAGACCCGGGACTGTACTATAAGCTTACTTGGGAATCTTTGAAGCACGCTGTTACCTATTCCGAAAATCCGGCGGCTAACCCGGGACAGTGGGCAAGTGAAAACCTGATTGGCAAGTTGGGATATAATATTTATAATACTCCTGACAATCAGGTGGTGGATCCTAACGGAAATCTGACGAATGCCCCCATCCGTTACGAGGATGCAGCCAACTTCAACGACTGGCTGGGAACGCTCTATGAGCCTAAGACCCGCGAAGAATACAATATCAGTATTACCAAGGGAACAGACAAGTCCAAGGTTTACTTCTCACTGGGCTATCTCAACGACCGTGGTTTCAATATGAACACAGGCTTCGAGCGTATCACCACCCGTTTGTCTTATGATTCTGAAATCACAGACTGGATGCGCATTTCTGCTTCTTCACAGTTGGCAAAGACCAATGCGCGCAACGCATCAGACGAAGGCAGAAACTTCAGCAACACGTTTATGTGGAGCCGTATGATTGCCCCCATCTATCCTATCTACAAGCACGATAACAATGGAATGATCGTTCGCGACGATAAGGGCGAGATGGTGTACGACGATTCTCAGAGCCGTATGTATGCCGGTGGTATGAACCTCATCAAGCAGAACCTTCTCAACGTTCAGAAGAACGTGAACTACTATCTCACACAGAATGCACGCATCGACGTTAAACTGCCATTCGACTTGAAGTTCAGCACAACGGCTACATTCAACGGCAACTGGTGGCGTTACACGGATATGAAGAATCCGCTCGTTGGCGACGGTCAGGCTTACGGTGGTATCCTTTTCAAGGAGTCCAATCAGAGTTGGTCTTTGAACTGGAATCAGATTCTTACTTGGGACAAGACTTTCAACGACTGGACACTGCACGCAATGCTCGGACACGAAAACTATCAGGAAAAGACCAATTTCTTCTCCGGCGAGAAGAAATCGCTGCTCGATCCCACATTGGCAGAGTTTATCTCGGCTGCCACTATCTCAAGTTTGAACTCTTTCGGCAGAGAATATAAGGTGGAAGGTTTCTTCGGACAGCTCACGGCAGACTATCTCGACAAGTATTACGCATCGGCATCTTTGCGTCGCGATGGCTCTTCTATCTTCCATCCCGACCACCGTTGGGGTACATTCTGGAGCCTGGGAGCGTCTTGGCGTATCAATCAGGAAGCGTTCCTGAAGGACGTTCAGGCCATTCAGAACCTGAAACTACGTGTCAGCTACGGTGTGCAGGGTAATGATTACCTCTATTTGCCGGGAACAACGCTGCGTGCTTACACTCCATACACGAACCTTTATTCTATTTCTTCCACAGGTACGGAAAGCGTTTACGGTCCTACCTACAAGGGAACGAAGAACATTACTTGGGAAAAGAACAACAACCTCGACGTAGGTCTCGAGTTTTCACTTTGGAGAGGCGCATTGGCCGGTGAGTTCGACTTCTTCACCCGCCGCACGTCTGATATGCTTTTCAACCTGCCTATCTCATCAACGACCGGATTCGATACAGAACCTGTGAACTTCGGTAATATGGTGAACACCGGTTTTGAGTTCAATCTCTCTTCCAATGTCTACAACAACAAGAACATCAACGTAAACGTAGGTGTCAATGGTATTACTTACAAGAACAAGATAACCAAACTTCCGGAGCAATTCAAGGAAGACGGCATCGCTTCCGGCTATCGCATTATGAAAGAAGGCGGTGGTATCTACGACTATTATATGGTTAAATCAGCAGGTGTCAATCCTGAGAATGGCGACCAGATGTACTATGTATGGAGCGAAAAGGAGAATGATTTCGTGAAGGTTGCAGGCGACGGTTACGATTCAAACTTAAAGAGCAGACAGTTCGTTGGTTCTGCTTTGCCGAAACTTTCCGGTGGTTTCTATGTCAATGCGGCAGCTTACGGATTCGACTTCTCTATGCAGTTTGCATACAGAATAGGCGGTAAGGTTTACGACCAGAACTATCAGGAGTTGATGTCCTCCGGTACTCCGGGTACAAACTGGCACAAGGATATTCTGAACAGATGGTTGCCTGAAAACACAGTAACCGACGTTCCTCGTCTTCAGAGTTCTGTTCAGTTCCTCACACAGGCTTCAGATCGTTTCCTTATCGACGGTTCTTACCTCTCATTGAACAACTTGACGCTCGGCTATACATTGCCAAGAACGCTCTTGAGCAAGATAGGCATTCAGAATCTCCGCGTTTACTTCGCAGCCGACAACCTTGGCTTGTGGACAAAGAGAAAGGGGCTCGACCCACGTGTGTCCCTGAACGGTACGCAGGACGTAAGTGTGAACAGTGCCGTTCGTACACTCTCATTTGGTCTCAGCCTCAATTTGTAG
- a CDS encoding leucine-rich repeat domain-containing protein, translated as MVSFNFLGSCDLTEIGTNAFANCTKLKTFNFPKNVTTIGRNAFSGCSSMSQVTFALDADIVAFGAGAFADCGLTSIDIPKRVSSIDREAFRNCKVLTEVNVPAITTHVSPEAFKFCDKLTDIKVDKGNNKYSSLDGILLTKDKQTLVLFPPGKANDKFTLLPPSITTIGEYSFYECLALKNVTIPNKVTKIGKRAFGLCKNLHTVTFLCDQMIKPVDIVQGQNDMAFDDGSQAPKMFDNIDIHVRKSLLDQYKGETFYKQFKSISPSFIDGDGEYIPVSPTDADLLSTTTTDYTYVVPTTAKNGTTSYAVSLVGDYLFQGKANDKVKEVVVKDNVKYIGARAFVNDLATSASTVEHVFFIGTTPTGDMLSTVRFELDETGTNYNEFSPQAKVFVKKSAEAGYKAAWAKYANQIDYRIPDVKIAKKYGTFAREFDTDFSDYFATNHNTKVAAFVAGSNILPGGGDYGTSTYHVKMWSIDVKGGVNGNYGYVPAYTGVLLKVLDKESTPADFYYTIGEQDNRTYNISDNIMHGITVRNERVEASATEPVYVMQGGVFRKATADIGSFSVHKAYMKPGTLPAGAKVMLVFDDAEGSATGIETVVETGARKEDNVYYNLNGQRVDNPRHGVYIRNGKKVIIK; from the coding sequence TTGGTCTCATTTAATTTCTTGGGTAGTTGTGACTTGACGGAGATAGGCACCAACGCCTTTGCCAACTGTACCAAATTGAAGACTTTCAATTTTCCTAAGAACGTAACGACAATAGGTAGAAACGCTTTCAGCGGTTGCAGCAGCATGTCTCAAGTGACCTTTGCCCTCGACGCTGACATCGTGGCGTTCGGCGCGGGTGCTTTCGCCGACTGCGGCCTCACCTCCATCGACATACCCAAGAGGGTGTCGAGCATAGATCGTGAGGCGTTCCGCAACTGCAAGGTGCTCACCGAGGTCAACGTCCCCGCCATCACCACCCACGTGTCGCCCGAGGCGTTCAAGTTCTGCGACAAACTGACCGACATCAAGGTGGACAAGGGCAACAACAAATATTCGAGCCTCGACGGCATCCTACTGACCAAGGACAAACAAACCCTCGTGCTCTTCCCCCCGGGCAAGGCCAACGACAAGTTCACGCTGCTTCCCCCGTCCATCACCACCATTGGCGAATACTCGTTCTACGAATGTTTGGCGCTGAAGAACGTTACCATACCCAACAAGGTGACAAAGATAGGCAAGCGAGCCTTTGGCCTCTGCAAAAACCTGCATACCGTCACGTTCCTGTGCGACCAGATGATCAAGCCGGTGGATATTGTACAGGGGCAGAACGACATGGCCTTTGACGATGGCTCGCAGGCTCCCAAAATGTTTGACAACATTGACATCCACGTGAGGAAGTCGCTTCTGGACCAATACAAGGGTGAGACATTCTACAAGCAGTTTAAGAGCATCAGCCCCTCGTTCATCGATGGGGACGGAGAGTACATCCCCGTTTCGCCCACCGATGCAGACTTGCTCTCCACCACCACGACCGACTACACCTACGTCGTCCCGACCACGGCGAAGAACGGTACAACAAGTTACGCCGTGTCGCTCGTGGGCGACTATCTCTTCCAAGGCAAGGCGAACGACAAGGTGAAGGAGGTTGTCGTAAAGGACAACGTGAAGTACATCGGCGCGCGCGCGTTCGTCAACGACCTTGCTACATCCGCCTCGACGGTGGAGCACGTGTTCTTCATCGGTACCACCCCCACGGGCGACATGCTCAGCACCGTGAGATTTGAACTCGATGAGACGGGCACCAACTACAACGAGTTTAGCCCACAGGCCAAGGTCTTCGTCAAGAAGAGTGCGGAGGCCGGCTATAAGGCCGCTTGGGCAAAATATGCCAACCAGATAGACTACAGGATTCCCGACGTGAAGATAGCCAAGAAATACGGCACGTTCGCCCGTGAGTTCGATACGGACTTCTCCGACTATTTCGCCACGAACCATAATACGAAGGTAGCTGCCTTCGTGGCCGGCTCGAACATTCTGCCCGGTGGTGGCGACTACGGCACGAGCACGTATCACGTGAAGATGTGGAGTATCGACGTGAAGGGCGGCGTAAACGGCAACTATGGCTACGTGCCTGCCTACACGGGCGTGCTGCTCAAAGTGCTCGACAAGGAAAGCACTCCTGCTGATTTCTATTACACCATCGGCGAGCAGGACAATCGGACTTACAATATTTCGGACAACATTATGCACGGAATCACGGTGCGCAATGAAAGAGTGGAGGCGTCTGCCACGGAGCCCGTGTATGTGATGCAGGGCGGCGTGTTCCGCAAGGCAACGGCGGACATCGGCAGTTTCTCCGTACACAAGGCGTATATGAAGCCGGGCACATTGCCTGCCGGTGCGAAAGTGATGCTGGTGTTTGACGATGCGGAGGGGTCTGCGACCGGCATTGAGACTGTTGTGGAAACTGGCGCACGGAAGGAGGACAATGTGTATTACAACCTCAACGGTCAGCGTGTGGACAACCCAAGGCACGGCGTCTACATCCGAAACGGCAAGAAGGTAATCATTAAGTAA
- a CDS encoding HU family DNA-binding protein, producing the protein MKVKLIKRKNPQKKTEEKVYASPVNAGRKTLRDIARDIAGRSSLTRGDIENVLANFTDCLPAYLRDGFSVQLGEFGTVRLTLSSKGAETEKDFNTETIKPRLTFTPGVELKAALRETAYETIREKTAQQGSGSGEEENP; encoded by the coding sequence ATGAAAGTAAAACTGATCAAACGGAAAAATCCTCAGAAGAAGACTGAGGAAAAGGTTTATGCCAGTCCTGTGAACGCGGGACGGAAGACGCTGCGCGACATTGCACGCGACATTGCAGGACGGTCGTCGCTCACGCGCGGCGACATCGAGAACGTGCTTGCCAATTTCACCGACTGTCTGCCCGCCTATCTGCGCGACGGCTTCAGCGTGCAGCTGGGCGAGTTCGGGACGGTGCGCCTCACGCTGTCGAGCAAGGGTGCCGAAACCGAGAAGGATTTCAACACCGAGACCATCAAGCCCCGCCTGACATTCACGCCGGGCGTGGAGCTGAAAGCCGCGCTGCGCGAGACTGCCTACGAGACGATACGGGAGAAGACTGCGCAGCAGGGCAGCGGCAGCGGGGAAGAAGAAAACCCGTAA
- a CDS encoding thiamine phosphate synthase, whose product MRFIVITEPQFTDNEAAIIARLLHWGADLVHIRKPEAAAKDVESLIKAIPTELHNRLVLHDNFGLSAHFTLHGLHLNRRSNVLPDGFQGCVSRSCHTLEEMERYKPTCDYVFLSPIFNSISKQGYASTFAPQTLLEAKEQGIIDEKVFALGGITADKIEATKRYGFGGAALLGDVWNRTGDENFEVYIKDIVRLCHYQ is encoded by the coding sequence ATGCGCTTCATAGTTATTACCGAACCACAATTTACCGATAACGAGGCTGCCATCATTGCGCGTCTCTTGCATTGGGGTGCAGACCTCGTGCATATCCGGAAGCCCGAAGCGGCTGCCAAAGATGTTGAGAGCCTCATCAAAGCCATTCCGACGGAACTGCACAATCGGCTTGTGCTGCACGACAACTTCGGACTTTCGGCACACTTTACCTTGCACGGCTTGCACCTGAATCGCCGAAGCAACGTGCTGCCCGATGGTTTCCAAGGCTGCGTTTCACGCTCTTGCCACACGCTTGAAGAGATGGAACGCTATAAGCCGACGTGCGATTATGTCTTTCTCAGTCCTATTTTCAACAGTATTTCCAAGCAAGGATATGCCTCAACATTCGCCCCACAAACGCTCCTTGAGGCGAAGGAACAGGGCATTATCGACGAAAAAGTGTTTGCTTTAGGGGGCATAACTGCCGACAAAATCGAAGCAACAAAACGCTACGGCTTTGGCGGAGCAGCCCTCTTGGGCGACGTTTGGAACAGAACGGGCGATGAAAACTTCGAGGTCTATATTAAGGATATAGTCCGGCTCTGCCATTATCAATAA
- a CDS encoding C69 family dipeptidase: MKETKEKMSSLPSECTTIIVGKDMTCDGSMLVARSEDWDAMEAKNYEIYEDTKNGAREYVAKDSPFRCELPAEALGYSALAPFNLPNHWGSAGFNTAGVGMSATESIFSSDKVLEFDPLVENGVGENAVFNIVLPYIRTAKEGVERLGMLIEKHGIAEGFGIGFVDNKEIWYLETACGHRWLACRMPSDKYFVTGNQSRFREYNPNDRENFLASADLLEFAEKNGLWNPKEEEFDFHKAYIRDIKLDTTYNYPRVWGLQQMFSPSIENDVTKNTFPVFAKAEKPISITDMRRAFRFHYDNTEHDPYLNSNPKEPYRPVSIFRTTQTHILQVRPELPQAIGCCNYVAMGMADLGLFLPLYQGITSYPEAYTKGNDKASVDSAYWKFRKVMTLGMVNYNKYAPIIKEAYLKFEAETDQRQREMEEEYLRIYKTQPLRAKDMLQEFSDRILTKGIELADRLQEELFTELTKDIQAEYLFHGA, encoded by the coding sequence ATGAAAGAAACAAAAGAGAAGATGAGCAGTCTGCCATCGGAATGCACTACAATCATTGTGGGAAAAGATATGACCTGCGACGGCTCTATGCTCGTGGCCCGTTCGGAAGACTGGGACGCAATGGAGGCGAAGAACTACGAGATTTACGAAGATACCAAAAACGGCGCACGCGAATATGTGGCCAAGGACAGCCCGTTCCGTTGTGAACTTCCTGCCGAAGCATTGGGTTACAGTGCGCTGGCTCCGTTCAATCTGCCTAATCATTGGGGCAGCGCGGGATTCAATACGGCAGGCGTCGGTATGAGTGCAACGGAGAGTATCTTCAGCAGCGACAAGGTACTGGAGTTTGACCCATTGGTTGAGAACGGTGTTGGCGAGAATGCCGTATTCAATATAGTGCTGCCGTACATCAGGACTGCAAAAGAAGGTGTCGAGAGACTGGGAATGCTCATTGAGAAACACGGCATTGCCGAAGGCTTCGGCATCGGATTTGTAGACAACAAGGAGATTTGGTATCTCGAAACAGCGTGCGGCCATCGTTGGCTGGCTTGCCGTATGCCGAGCGACAAGTATTTCGTAACGGGCAATCAGAGCCGTTTCCGTGAATACAATCCCAACGACAGGGAAAACTTCCTCGCATCTGCCGACTTGCTTGAATTTGCCGAGAAGAACGGTCTGTGGAATCCGAAGGAGGAGGAATTTGATTTCCACAAGGCTTATATCCGCGACATAAAACTGGATACCACCTACAACTATCCTCGCGTATGGGGATTGCAGCAGATGTTCTCTCCAAGCATCGAGAACGACGTTACGAAGAATACTTTCCCAGTATTTGCAAAGGCTGAAAAGCCCATCAGCATCACGGATATGCGCCGTGCATTCCGTTTCCACTACGACAACACAGAGCACGACCCCTATCTCAACAGCAATCCGAAAGAGCCATACCGTCCGGTTTCTATCTTCCGTACAACGCAGACCCACATTCTTCAGGTGCGTCCGGAGCTTCCGCAGGCCATCGGTTGCTGCAACTACGTAGCGATGGGAATGGCTGATCTGGGGCTGTTCCTCCCTCTCTATCAGGGCATCACCTCTTATCCTGAAGCCTACACGAAGGGCAACGACAAGGCGAGCGTGGATTCCGCTTACTGGAAGTTCCGCAAGGTAATGACGTTAGGAATGGTGAACTACAACAAATATGCACCTATTATAAAGGAGGCGTATCTGAAGTTTGAGGCGGAAACCGACCAACGTCAGCGCGAAATGGAGGAGGAATATCTGCGCATCTACAAGACGCAGCCTCTGCGTGCAAAGGATATGCTTCAGGAGTTTTCCGACCGTATTCTCACAAAAGGTATCGAACTTGCAGACCGTTTGCAGGAAGAACTCTTCACGGAACTGACGAAGGACATTCAGGCAGAATACCTATTCCACGGAGCATAA
- a CDS encoding RagB/SusD family nutrient uptake outer membrane protein: MKKYIKLAAALALTCGFAGCNLDPEVTEYTTQERHDELIGDPATQPKVAKAAIAKIYAVYQEYYSSHDDFGLKAFQIATDMMCEDIAYHQFNWFQFDYLLDNRMENYRRTRSTWGQFYDIIAKVNLHLETYFAKESNDPEVLASKGEALALRGIAYFHLVNFYQHTYKGHEDALGVPLALKSTDANLPRAAVKDVYAQIVQDLAFAAEHCSVTGTHTDVDRSVAAAYLAKAYAHMEDWANVEKYAKIAQEGGVDVVSEPGRSWDMGQGDMLWAYDINAQNSTLWASYWSHMDQFLARGYAPGGAKKLIHNALYNKIPATDSRRKLWVNLTDYPDVAKQMLAVSHNPEMTLEDMENYDQLKFVAGDAGMEQDYCFIRVQDPILLEIEALIEQNKLGEAQTKLTEFAKKRNPAFVAPDTQDALREEVRFQRRIELWAEGTNWFDMKRWKLDINRNVPDTNHDPSAVFTIATDNDKFIHRLPIKEINANPNLKQNP, encoded by the coding sequence ATGAAGAAATATATAAAACTTGCAGCTGCGTTGGCCCTTACCTGTGGTTTTGCAGGCTGTAATCTTGACCCTGAAGTAACAGAGTACACCACTCAGGAAAGACACGACGAACTGATTGGCGATCCGGCAACGCAGCCGAAAGTGGCAAAAGCTGCCATCGCAAAGATATATGCCGTGTATCAGGAGTATTATTCAAGCCACGACGACTTCGGACTGAAGGCTTTCCAAATCGCAACGGATATGATGTGTGAGGACATTGCCTACCATCAGTTCAACTGGTTCCAGTTCGATTATCTCTTGGATAACAGAATGGAGAATTACAGACGCACGAGGTCTACTTGGGGACAGTTCTATGACATCATCGCAAAGGTGAATCTGCACTTGGAAACATACTTTGCCAAGGAGTCCAACGACCCTGAAGTGTTGGCGTCAAAGGGAGAGGCACTCGCCCTTCGAGGCATTGCCTACTTCCACTTGGTAAACTTCTATCAGCACACATACAAGGGACACGAGGATGCGCTCGGCGTTCCATTGGCACTGAAATCTACCGATGCCAACCTTCCTCGTGCTGCTGTGAAGGATGTTTACGCACAGATAGTTCAGGACCTTGCATTCGCTGCTGAGCATTGTTCGGTTACGGGCACTCATACCGATGTGGACCGCAGCGTGGCTGCTGCTTATCTGGCAAAGGCTTATGCGCACATGGAAGACTGGGCGAACGTGGAGAAGTATGCAAAGATAGCTCAGGAAGGTGGTGTTGATGTGGTTTCCGAACCCGGCCGCAGTTGGGATATGGGACAGGGCGATATGCTTTGGGCTTACGATATCAATGCTCAGAACTCCACTTTGTGGGCTTCTTACTGGAGCCACATGGATCAGTTCCTTGCTCGTGGCTATGCGCCCGGAGGTGCAAAGAAACTTATTCACAATGCGCTCTACAACAAAATCCCTGCAACAGACTCACGCCGGAAGCTGTGGGTCAATCTGACGGACTATCCTGATGTGGCAAAGCAGATGCTTGCAGTCTCTCATAATCCGGAAATGACGCTTGAGGATATGGAGAACTACGACCAGCTCAAGTTCGTTGCAGGCGATGCCGGAATGGAACAGGACTATTGTTTCATCCGTGTTCAGGACCCAATTCTGTTGGAAATCGAGGCTTTGATTGAGCAGAACAAGTTGGGTGAGGCGCAGACGAAGCTGACAGAGTTTGCAAAGAAACGCAATCCGGCTTTCGTTGCTCCTGACACACAGGATGCTTTGAGGGAGGAAGTTCGTTTCCAGCGCAGAATAGAACTCTGGGCTGAAGGCACAAACTGGTTTGATATGAAGCGTTGGAAGCTGGATATCAACCGTAACGTTCCTGACACGAACCACGATCCGTCAGCCGTGTTCACTATCGCAACCGACAACGACAAGTTCATTCACAGACTTCCTATTAAGGAAATCAATGCGAATCCTAACTTGAAACAGAATCCTTAA